The Pirellulales bacterium genome includes a window with the following:
- a CDS encoding antitoxin Xre/MbcA/ParS toxin-binding domain-containing protein, whose amino-acid sequence MRKKSTARPNARKKAATRRKPVAKRRYRPAATVSSGQVPLVESESGRALRLRAQLGMSRQRFARLASMSTRNLAFIESGKPPSANVLRQLHGIRRLIDALSEVVQKDAIGRWLEQPNDAFEGQKPIDVIERGEVDRIWQRIFYLRSGVPS is encoded by the coding sequence ATGCGCAAGAAGAGCACTGCGAGGCCAAATGCCCGCAAAAAAGCCGCCACACGCCGGAAGCCGGTCGCCAAAAGGCGATATCGGCCCGCCGCGACCGTCTCATCGGGACAAGTTCCGCTCGTCGAAAGCGAGTCGGGGCGCGCCCTGCGGCTCCGCGCGCAGCTCGGCATGAGCCGCCAACGCTTCGCTCGTCTGGCGTCCATGTCGACTCGAAATCTGGCCTTCATCGAAAGCGGCAAGCCGCCCAGCGCCAACGTTCTTCGACAGTTGCATGGGATCCGCCGACTAATCGATGCGCTTTCCGAGGTGGTTCAGAAAGACGCGATTGGCCGCTGGCTGGAACAGCCCAACGATGCCTTCGAGGGGCAGAAGCCGATCGACGTCATCGAGCGCGGCGAAGTCGACCGCATCTGGCAGAGGATCTTTTACCTGCGGTCGGGTGTGCCAAGTTAG
- a CDS encoding RNA-binding protein: MKMYVGNLAWSVTNADLEGLFGTYGPVSSAEVIMDRETGRSRGFGFVEMEGQDAAQQAMQALNGSPFQGRNLTVNEARERTPRPDGGGGGGGGGRGGYGGYGGGRSREY, translated from the coding sequence ATGAAGATGTACGTAGGCAACCTGGCCTGGTCGGTCACCAATGCGGATCTGGAGGGGCTGTTCGGCACTTACGGGCCGGTGAGCTCGGCCGAGGTGATCATGGACCGGGAAACCGGCCGTTCGCGCGGGTTCGGGTTCGTCGAGATGGAGGGCCAGGATGCCGCGCAGCAGGCCATGCAGGCGCTCAACGGGTCGCCGTTCCAGGGCCGCAATCTGACCGTGAACGAGGCCCGCGAACGCACTCCGCGCCCCGATGGCGGCGGCGGGGGCGGTGGTGGCGGCCGCGGCGGTTACGGCGGTTACGGCGGCGGAAGATCGCGGGAATACTAA
- a CDS encoding secondary thiamine-phosphate synthase enzyme YjbQ → MAWLQRDLQLSPHPRGFHLITRQVVEALPELAKFKVGLLHVFIQHTSASLSINENADPDVPLDLERSFNALAPEDFPHRHTCEGADDMPAHVKAALLGSSVSVPIRDGRLALGTWQGIYLCEHRNRGGARSLVLTVQGERDTA, encoded by the coding sequence GTGGCCTGGCTCCAACGCGACCTTCAGCTTTCGCCCCACCCGCGAGGTTTCCATCTCATCACGCGGCAAGTGGTCGAGGCGCTGCCCGAACTGGCCAAATTCAAGGTCGGCCTGCTCCACGTTTTTATCCAACACACGTCGGCCTCGTTGTCGATCAACGAAAACGCCGACCCGGACGTGCCGCTCGACCTGGAGCGGTCGTTCAACGCGCTGGCTCCCGAAGATTTTCCCCACCGGCACACCTGCGAAGGGGCCGACGACATGCCGGCGCACGTGAAAGCCGCGCTCCTGGGCAGTTCGGTTTCCGTTCCCATCCGCGATGGCCGCCTGGCATTAGGCACTTGGCAGGGCATCTATCTTTGCGAGCACCGCAATCGGGGCGGCGCACGCAGTCTGGTGTTGACGGTCCAGGGAGAACGGGACACGGCATAA
- a CDS encoding C45 family autoproteolytic acyltransferase/hydrolase — MSHRSALNLAVVAALASVGAVCLGLEAPASSAADFVPDPASVVRSGPAYRFPQAGWIVLHIEGAPYDRGYQHGQLLAGEIVDYIKTLADIKSDEGPAEAWRDMRMLSNALFLRRYDAEYLEEMKGIADGAAAAGAKFHGRKLDLVDIVAVNSAIEVEFLQSGLDASATGLEGKKFREPPDVQASDESDDDHCSAFAAVGPATADGGIVFGHITMFKLPFVRHFNVWLDVKPAEGHRVIMQGYPGAIMSGLDYYMNDAGLLVAETTLRQTTFDGDGLTVATRIRRALQYADSIDRAVEILNSSNNGLYTNEWLLADIKTNEIAMFELGTRQTKLWRSSKNQWPGGTKGFYWGCNNAKDVGVRQETVPSLGDKPANLVLRPSDRDLCWQRLFDSATGKGATGKIDVNFGFQAFTTPPLAAFPSCDAKFTTTKLAKELKSWALFGPPLGRIWEPTVEERSQYDTIAPLVPNDWALVGVDAPAKPSGDAKPAVDLKPFPDDEKPPFELDGAVYPPAWHGTLLAASDADTWLATAFADYEKIAAHEKALRYQVKHDKHGNEHSRRVKERLELDLFAPRSRWLTAVRRLGHDLPLNATKFDWRSNEWYDVAAGKGVFLLAALRRELGDGPFFSFMDDFGRGHAGKQTSTAEFRDAAEKAAGKSLSSVFDAWMKEKTDAALSDGHFWAIESYDPEPDKALIVYGTKHDVHLQREAATLLQRKIARRWSNVTVPVQSEDEVSEDDLRSHHLLLIGRPATNGVAARCQDEGELPVRFGRASFDLKGQTYAHARSAVVFAAANPFNDRYQVVVYAGLSAEATHHAIDHRDERHSPAAEIMLYPAGRRPRRLCIAVGP; from the coding sequence ATGTCACATCGATCGGCCTTGAATCTCGCTGTCGTGGCGGCGCTGGCCAGCGTTGGGGCAGTCTGCCTTGGTCTTGAAGCTCCGGCCTCATCAGCGGCCGATTTTGTGCCCGATCCGGCGTCGGTGGTCCGCAGCGGGCCGGCCTACCGCTTTCCACAGGCCGGATGGATCGTGCTGCACATCGAGGGGGCACCCTATGATCGGGGCTACCAGCACGGGCAACTTTTGGCCGGCGAAATCGTCGATTACATCAAGACGTTGGCCGACATCAAGAGCGACGAAGGTCCGGCCGAGGCCTGGCGCGACATGCGGATGCTCAGCAACGCCCTCTTTCTGCGACGCTACGACGCCGAGTACCTGGAAGAAATGAAGGGCATCGCCGACGGAGCCGCGGCCGCCGGGGCCAAGTTCCACGGCCGCAAGCTCGACCTGGTCGACATCGTGGCGGTCAACTCGGCCATCGAAGTCGAGTTCTTGCAATCCGGACTCGATGCCAGCGCCACTGGGCTGGAGGGAAAAAAGTTCCGCGAACCGCCCGACGTGCAAGCCTCGGATGAATCCGACGACGACCATTGCAGCGCCTTCGCCGCGGTTGGACCCGCCACGGCCGACGGCGGCATCGTCTTCGGCCACATCACCATGTTCAAGCTTCCCTTCGTGCGGCACTTCAACGTCTGGCTCGACGTGAAGCCGGCGGAGGGCCATCGCGTCATCATGCAAGGCTATCCGGGCGCGATCATGAGCGGACTCGACTACTATATGAACGACGCCGGCCTGCTGGTGGCCGAGACCACGCTGCGGCAGACCACGTTCGACGGCGACGGCCTGACCGTGGCCACGCGCATCCGCCGCGCCCTGCAATATGCCGATTCCATCGACCGGGCCGTCGAGATTCTCAACTCCTCGAACAACGGCCTGTATACGAACGAGTGGCTGCTGGCCGACATCAAGACCAACGAGATCGCCATGTTCGAGCTCGGCACCCGGCAGACGAAGCTCTGGCGCAGCAGCAAGAACCAATGGCCCGGCGGCACCAAGGGTTTTTATTGGGGCTGCAACAACGCCAAGGACGTGGGAGTGCGGCAGGAGACCGTGCCCAGCCTGGGTGACAAGCCGGCCAATCTCGTGCTGCGGCCCAGCGACCGCGACCTTTGCTGGCAGCGGCTGTTCGACAGCGCCACTGGCAAGGGGGCCACGGGCAAGATCGACGTCAACTTCGGCTTCCAGGCGTTCACCACGCCACCCTTGGCCGCCTTTCCTTCCTGCGACGCCAAGTTCACGACGACAAAACTGGCTAAGGAACTGAAGAGTTGGGCGTTGTTTGGACCGCCGTTGGGGCGCATCTGGGAGCCGACGGTGGAAGAACGTTCGCAGTACGACACGATCGCTCCGCTGGTGCCGAACGACTGGGCGCTGGTGGGCGTCGATGCGCCCGCCAAGCCGAGCGGCGACGCGAAGCCGGCGGTTGATCTGAAGCCCTTCCCCGACGACGAAAAGCCGCCCTTTGAGCTGGACGGGGCCGTCTATCCGCCTGCTTGGCACGGCACGCTACTGGCGGCCAGCGACGCCGACACCTGGTTGGCAACCGCCTTCGCCGATTACGAGAAGATCGCGGCGCACGAAAAGGCGCTTCGCTACCAGGTGAAGCACGACAAGCACGGCAACGAGCATTCGCGACGCGTGAAAGAGCGGCTCGAACTCGATCTGTTCGCTCCGCGGTCGCGCTGGCTGACGGCCGTTCGCCGGCTGGGACACGACCTGCCCCTGAATGCCACCAAGTTCGATTGGCGATCCAACGAATGGTACGACGTCGCGGCCGGCAAAGGCGTCTTCCTGCTGGCCGCGCTGCGGCGAGAGTTGGGCGACGGGCCCTTCTTCAGCTTCATGGACGACTTCGGCCGCGGCCACGCCGGCAAGCAAACGAGCACCGCCGAGTTCCGCGACGCCGCCGAAAAAGCCGCGGGCAAGTCGCTGTCGAGCGTGTTCGATGCCTGGATGAAGGAAAAGACCGACGCGGCGCTCTCCGACGGGCACTTTTGGGCGATCGAGAGCTACGATCCCGAGCCGGACAAGGCGTTGATCGTCTACGGCACGAAGCACGACGTTCATCTCCAGCGCGAAGCCGCCACGCTGTTGCAGCGCAAGATTGCCCGGCGTTGGAGCAACGTCACGGTACCCGTTCAATCGGAGGACGAGGTGAGCGAAGACGACTTGCGCAGCCACCATCTGCTGTTGATCGGCCGGCCCGCGACGAACGGCGTCGCGGCCCGGTGCCAGGATGAAGGCGAGCTGCCGGTCCGCTTCGGCAGAGCGTCGTTCGACTTGAAGGGCCAGACGTACGCGCATGCCCGGAGTGCCGTGGTTTTTGCCGCTGCCAACCCGTTCAACGACCGCTATCAGGTCGTTGTTTACGCCGGCCTGAGCGCGGAGGCGACGCACCACGCGATCGATCACCGCGACGAGCGCCACAGTCCCGCCGCGGAAATAATGCTCTATCCTGCCGGGCGCCGCCCGCGGCGGTTGTGCATCGCGGTGGGGCCGTAG
- the rpsO gene encoding 30S ribosomal protein S15 translates to MAITKERKQALIGDFRRGDNDTGSPEIQIAILTNRIGELTGHLQTHKKDYASRRGLLMMVSRRRRLLDYLKKVSPQRYLDIIRRLDIRK, encoded by the coding sequence ATGGCGATTACCAAAGAGCGAAAACAGGCCCTGATCGGTGATTTTCGGCGCGGTGACAACGACACCGGTTCGCCCGAAATCCAAATCGCGATCCTGACCAACAGGATCGGCGAACTGACCGGGCACCTGCAGACGCACAAGAAAGACTACGCCAGTCGGCGCGGTCTGCTCATGATGGTCAGCCGCCGCCGCCGTTTGTTGGACTACCTGAAAAAGGTCAGTCCGCAACGTTATCTCGATATCATTCGGCGTCTCGATATCCGCAAATAA
- the pnp gene encoding polyribonucleotide nucleotidyltransferase, which translates to MKVRVERQIGASTFSVETGFFAKQAAGSCLVQYGETVILAAAATGPAREGIDFFPLTCDYRERTAAAGKFPGGFLKREGRPTMKETLTSRLMDRPIRPLFPDWFHDEVQIQANVLASDRQNDADVLAMNGASIALGLSPLPFQGPVASVRLGQVNGEFVPFPTQDELEESDLDLIVSGNYDSVLMIEGFAREMSEGRMLEAIDECHRLIREICDLQNELFRKVGVEKKEYVIPPADGTYDLLRQRYYDAFRQAKQTPGKHTRADAVTALKQRALAEMIPDPAASGAPSEGQFNHAWHVLEEHIVRDLILAGTRPDGRGSKDLRPILCEVDVLPRVHGSAVFQRGETQALITVTLGTNRDEQRVDGLIDEYSKKFMLDYYFPSYSVGEVRPIRGPGRREIGHGALAERSVKPVLPSPDDFPYTIRVISDILESNGSSSMASVCGATLGLMAAGVPISNPVAGISVGLVKEADDRWTLLTDIIGDEDHFGDMDFKIAGTQLGITGIQLDLKIKGISREIIEGTLAQSREARIAILRHMLSAISRPNEEISAWAPRLLRTTINPDKIGALIGPGGKTIRGIQEATGAIIEVEDDGTVTVASHDAESAAAAMRKVEALTETVKVGKIYEGRVTSVKEFGAFVEILPGKDGLCHISELSDGYVNSVGDVCKVGDEMLVKVIAIDDQDRVKLSRRQAMAEAEQPVGSESGD; encoded by the coding sequence TTGAAAGTACGTGTAGAACGACAAATCGGAGCGAGTACATTTTCCGTTGAAACAGGGTTTTTCGCCAAGCAGGCGGCCGGAAGCTGCCTGGTGCAATACGGCGAAACCGTCATCCTCGCCGCGGCGGCCACGGGCCCCGCACGCGAAGGCATCGATTTCTTCCCGCTCACCTGCGACTATCGCGAGCGGACGGCTGCGGCCGGCAAATTCCCCGGCGGCTTCTTGAAGCGCGAAGGCCGGCCGACCATGAAAGAGACGCTCACCAGCCGGCTGATGGACCGCCCCATACGGCCGCTTTTTCCCGACTGGTTTCACGACGAAGTGCAGATCCAGGCCAATGTGCTGGCCAGCGACCGCCAGAACGACGCCGACGTGCTGGCCATGAACGGCGCCTCTATCGCCTTGGGCCTTTCGCCGCTGCCGTTCCAGGGGCCCGTCGCCTCGGTCCGCTTGGGCCAGGTCAACGGCGAGTTCGTTCCCTTTCCCACGCAAGACGAACTGGAAGAGAGCGATCTCGACCTGATCGTTTCGGGCAACTACGACTCGGTGCTGATGATCGAGGGTTTTGCCCGCGAGATGAGCGAGGGCCGCATGCTGGAGGCCATCGACGAATGCCATCGGCTGATCCGCGAGATTTGCGATTTGCAGAACGAGTTGTTCCGCAAAGTAGGCGTGGAGAAGAAGGAATACGTCATTCCGCCGGCCGACGGCACCTACGACCTGCTTCGCCAGCGCTACTACGATGCCTTCCGGCAAGCCAAGCAGACGCCGGGCAAGCACACCCGTGCCGACGCCGTGACCGCGTTGAAGCAGCGTGCTTTGGCCGAAATGATTCCCGACCCGGCGGCCTCAGGCGCTCCGAGCGAAGGCCAGTTCAACCATGCCTGGCATGTGCTGGAAGAGCACATCGTCCGCGATTTGATTCTGGCCGGCACCCGTCCCGACGGCCGCGGCTCCAAGGATTTGCGGCCCATTCTCTGCGAGGTGGACGTGCTGCCGCGCGTGCATGGCTCGGCCGTCTTTCAACGCGGCGAAACCCAGGCGCTGATCACCGTCACGCTGGGCACCAACCGCGACGAGCAGCGCGTGGACGGGCTGATCGACGAGTATTCGAAGAAGTTCATGCTCGACTATTATTTCCCGTCGTACTCGGTGGGCGAAGTGCGGCCGATTCGCGGCCCCGGCCGGCGAGAAATCGGCCACGGCGCATTGGCCGAACGGAGCGTCAAGCCGGTGCTTCCCTCGCCCGACGATTTTCCTTACACGATTCGCGTCATTTCCGACATCCTGGAGTCGAACGGCTCCAGCTCGATGGCCAGCGTCTGCGGCGCCACGTTGGGCCTGATGGCGGCCGGGGTACCGATCAGCAACCCGGTGGCCGGCATCTCGGTGGGTCTGGTGAAAGAGGCCGACGACCGTTGGACGCTTCTGACGGATATTATCGGCGACGAGGACCATTTCGGCGACATGGATTTCAAAATCGCCGGCACGCAGCTCGGCATCACGGGCATCCAACTCGATCTGAAGATCAAGGGGATCAGCCGCGAGATCATCGAAGGCACGCTGGCGCAATCGCGCGAGGCCCGCATCGCCATCTTGCGGCACATGCTGTCGGCCATTTCGCGGCCCAACGAGGAGATTTCGGCCTGGGCGCCGCGGCTGTTGCGGACCACGATCAACCCCGACAAGATCGGGGCGCTCATCGGGCCGGGCGGCAAGACAATCCGCGGCATTCAGGAGGCGACCGGTGCGATCATCGAGGTCGAAGACGACGGCACGGTGACGGTGGCCAGCCACGACGCCGAATCGGCCGCCGCGGCCATGCGGAAGGTCGAGGCCCTGACGGAGACGGTCAAGGTCGGCAAAATTTACGAAGGCCGCGTGACGAGCGTCAAGGAGTTCGGCGCCTTCGTGGAGATTTTGCCCGGCAAGGACGGCCTGTGCCACATCAGCGAGCTTTCGGACGGCTACGTGAACAGCGTGGGCGACGTCTGCAAGGTGGGCGACGAGATGCTGGTGAAGGTGATTGCCATCGACGATCAGGACCGCGTGAAGCTGAGCCGCCGCCAGGCGATGGCCGAGGCCGAGCAGCCCGTCGGCAGCGAGAGCGGCGACTAA